One genomic segment of Pseudomonadota bacterium includes these proteins:
- a CDS encoding acetylxylan esterase produces MKAIRRGGSGRWIAALLALQLSVAALADGSPGETRAAYLAVLERPRVALRPELAPMPAVDGLEKFHLWFSADATERVPGYLLLPEPARFKGRRPVVIALHGTGGNKDNDQIVRIVTLAAKAGFIGVAIDGRFHGERTRAGTGAAEYNEAIAQAFKSGQGHPFFYDTTWDVMRLIDYLVTRKDVDAGRIGLTGISKGGIETYLTAAADPRVAAAVPYIGVQSFQWALENGAWPARIATIQSGFDAAAQTAGKPARNVAFVREFYARVVPGIDGPFDGPAMLPLIAPRPLLVINADSDANTPVAGVRLSVAAARPVYAAANAADKLQLVIQEDTPHRVNPDSIDRGIAWFVRWLTP; encoded by the coding sequence ATGAAGGCGATTCGACGAGGGGGATCGGGGCGATGGATTGCCGCGCTGCTGGCGTTGCAGCTCTCGGTTGCCGCGCTGGCGGACGGATCGCCCGGCGAAACGCGCGCGGCCTATCTGGCGGTGCTCGAACGCCCGCGGGTCGCGCTGCGGCCGGAACTCGCCCCGATGCCTGCGGTGGACGGCCTCGAGAAATTCCACCTGTGGTTCAGCGCGGATGCCACTGAGCGCGTGCCCGGCTATCTACTGCTGCCGGAGCCGGCGCGGTTCAAGGGCAGACGGCCGGTGGTCATCGCGCTGCACGGCACCGGCGGCAACAAGGACAACGACCAGATCGTGCGCATCGTGACGCTGGCGGCGAAGGCCGGCTTCATCGGCGTGGCGATCGACGGGCGTTTTCATGGTGAGCGCACCAGGGCCGGCACGGGCGCGGCCGAATACAACGAGGCCATCGCGCAGGCCTTCAAGAGCGGGCAGGGGCATCCTTTCTTCTACGACACCACCTGGGACGTGATGCGGCTCATCGACTACCTGGTTACCCGCAAGGACGTCGATGCCGGGCGCATCGGCTTGACGGGAATTTCCAAGGGCGGCATCGAAACATATCTCACGGCCGCGGCCGATCCGCGCGTCGCGGCAGCCGTGCCCTACATCGGCGTGCAGAGTTTCCAATGGGCGCTGGAAAACGGCGCCTGGCCAGCACGCATCGCCACCATCCAGAGCGGCTTCGACGCGGCGGCGCAGACCGCGGGCAAGCCCGCGCGCAATGTGGCGTTCGTGCGCGAGTTCTACGCACGCGTGGTGCCCGGCATCGACGGGCCGTTCGACGGCCCCGCGATGCTGCCGCTGATCGCGCCGCGGCCCTTGTTAGTGATCAACGCGGATTCGGATGCGAACACGCCCGTGGCCGGAGTGCGCTTGTCGGTGGCGGCTGCCAGGCCGGTGTACGCCGCGGCGAACGCGGCTGACAAGCTGCAGCTGGTGATCCAGGAAGACACGCCACACCGCGTGAATCCGGACAGCATCGACCGCGGCATCGCATGGTTCGTGCGCTGGCTAACACCTTGA
- a CDS encoding SRPBCC domain-containing protein, producing the protein MPTAAQESLNSTTHIHEIYIKATPAAIWDAVTSPEWTAKYGYRGMSEYELKAGGKFRALANAQMRSFGLPEVIVDGEVIEASPPHKLVQTYRFLFNDAHRQEGFSRITWEIVQTELDFCRLTITHEIPAGAPMMKGAVTSKFNTQGGGGWNWILSDLKSLLETGKTMS; encoded by the coding sequence ATGCCCACCGCAGCGCAAGAGAGCCTGAACTCGACCACTCATATCCACGAGATCTACATCAAGGCGACGCCCGCCGCGATCTGGGATGCCGTGACCTCACCCGAGTGGACCGCGAAGTATGGCTACCGCGGCATGTCCGAGTACGAGCTCAAGGCCGGCGGCAAATTTCGCGCGCTGGCCAACGCGCAGATGCGCAGCTTCGGATTGCCCGAAGTCATCGTCGACGGCGAAGTGATCGAGGCGAGTCCGCCGCACAAACTGGTACAGACCTATCGCTTCCTCTTCAACGACGCGCATCGCCAGGAAGGTTTCTCGCGCATCACCTGGGAGATCGTGCAGACGGAGCTGGATTTTTGCCGCCTCACCATCACGCATGAAATCCCGGCCGGTGCGCCGATGATGAAAGGCGCGGTCACCAGCAAGTTCAACACGCAGGGCGGTGGCGGCTGGAACTGGATCCTGAGCGACTTGAAGTCGCTGCTCGAGACCGGCAAGACGATGTCGTAG
- a CDS encoding globin domain-containing protein, with amino-acid sequence MTGEDILLVQKSWLAIKPVKQIAAELFYVKLSELDPGLRLLYDDDLHASNRKFVQLLDATVRGLDRADVLMAAIREVGIRHPTFGLTDAHHGTVAAALLWTLEKALRRDFTPTVKAAWIRIFGVLSQRLRGSSIDAAQAA; translated from the coding sequence ATGACGGGCGAAGACATCCTGTTAGTGCAGAAGAGCTGGCTGGCGATCAAACCTGTGAAGCAGATCGCGGCGGAGCTGTTTTACGTGAAGTTGTCCGAGCTCGACCCGGGCCTGCGGCTGTTGTACGACGACGACTTGCACGCCAGCAATCGCAAGTTCGTGCAGTTGCTCGACGCCACCGTGCGCGGCCTCGATCGCGCCGACGTGTTGATGGCCGCGATCCGTGAGGTCGGCATCCGCCACCCCACGTTCGGGCTGACCGATGCACACCATGGCACCGTCGCGGCTGCGCTGCTGTGGACGCTCGAGAAAGCGCTGCGCCGGGATTTCACGCCCACGGTGAAAGCGGCGTGGATCCGGATCTTCGGTGTGTTGTCGCAGCGCCTGCGCGGGTCGAGCATCGACGCCGCGCAGGCCGCCTGA
- a CDS encoding Crp/Fnr family transcriptional regulator, protein MSPAPSPRENHILRALPHAEFERLAPYLKLVPMPLGAVLYESGAALRHIYFPTNCIVSLLYGLQNGASAEIAVVGNEGAIGVSLFMGGETTPSRAIVQSAGQAYRLPGIRLKEEFNRHGEMLHILLRYTQSLLTQMFQTAVCNRHHSLEQQLCRWLLLSLDRLPSNELKMTQELIANMLGVRREGVTEAAGKLQALEVIRYSRGKITVLDRPKLEEMSCECYAVVRKESDRLAPPSAG, encoded by the coding sequence ATGAGCCCAGCACCGAGCCCGCGCGAAAACCACATTCTTCGTGCCCTGCCACATGCCGAATTCGAACGGCTGGCGCCCTATCTGAAACTGGTACCGATGCCGCTCGGCGCAGTGTTGTACGAGTCCGGTGCGGCTTTGCGCCACATCTACTTTCCCACCAATTGCATCGTTTCGCTGTTGTACGGATTACAAAACGGCGCCTCGGCAGAGATCGCGGTGGTCGGCAACGAAGGTGCGATCGGAGTGTCGCTGTTCATGGGCGGCGAAACGACGCCGAGCCGGGCCATCGTGCAAAGCGCGGGACAGGCGTACCGGCTGCCGGGAATCAGGCTGAAAGAGGAATTCAACCGCCACGGCGAGATGCTCCACATCCTGCTGCGTTATACGCAGTCGTTGCTCACGCAGATGTTCCAGACGGCGGTGTGCAACCGGCATCACTCGCTGGAGCAGCAGTTGTGCCGCTGGCTGTTGTTGTCGCTGGACAGGCTGCCGTCGAACGAGCTCAAGATGACGCAGGAGCTGATCGCCAACATGTTAGGGGTGCGGCGCGAGGGTGTGACCGAGGCGGCGGGGAAACTGCAGGCGCTCGAAGTGATCCGGTATAGCCGCGGGAAGATCACGGTGCTCGATCGGCCGAAGCTCGAAGAGATGTCGTGCGAGTGTTATGCGGTGGTGAGGAAGGAATCCGACCGGCTGGCACCGCCGAGCGCGGGCTGA
- a CDS encoding lactonase family protein yields the protein MAKTSLIYIATQDPARMGITVAEFDADTGVLSAPRMVIETRDPAHFTLSADGKHLYMCNTGTPGGVSAFAVDKKTAALKLLNYKEAKGRGPSYVSVDATGHYVLDANYGGGYVEIYSLAKDGSLDQQTAFVQHEGSSVHPQRQTKPYAHWFRTDPSNKFGLVADLGTDQIVIYKFDAKTGKLTPNDPPATKVAGGQGPRHLAYHPNGKWVYVIAEIANEVMAFNWDATKGTLTQFQAVKTLAPGFTDPSTAAEIAVRADGKFLYASNRGEDSLVVYAIDARTGELTLKQRTPSRGKVPRYFTLDPTNKWLIVSNQEGANVSVFSVDADSGELQPKGEPITLVKPMAVAFLR from the coding sequence ATGGCCAAAACCTCGCTGATTTATATCGCCACCCAGGATCCGGCCAGGATGGGCATCACCGTGGCCGAGTTCGACGCCGACACCGGCGTGTTGTCCGCGCCGCGCATGGTCATCGAGACGCGCGACCCAGCGCATTTCACGTTGTCCGCGGACGGCAAACATCTCTACATGTGCAACACCGGCACTCCGGGCGGCGTGAGCGCCTTCGCGGTGGACAAGAAAACCGCGGCGTTGAAGCTGCTCAACTACAAGGAAGCGAAAGGACGCGGGCCGAGTTACGTGAGCGTGGATGCGACCGGGCACTACGTGCTCGATGCGAATTACGGCGGCGGCTACGTCGAAATCTACTCGCTCGCGAAGGACGGCTCGCTCGATCAGCAGACCGCCTTCGTGCAACACGAGGGCTCGAGCGTACATCCGCAGCGCCAGACGAAACCCTACGCGCACTGGTTCCGCACCGACCCCTCTAACAAGTTCGGCCTGGTCGCGGATCTCGGCACCGATCAGATCGTCATCTACAAGTTCGACGCGAAGACCGGCAAGCTCACGCCCAACGATCCGCCGGCCACCAAGGTGGCCGGAGGCCAGGGGCCGCGGCACCTCGCGTACCACCCGAATGGCAAGTGGGTGTACGTCATTGCCGAGATAGCCAATGAAGTCATGGCGTTCAACTGGGATGCGACCAAAGGCACGTTGACGCAGTTCCAGGCGGTGAAAACGCTGGCGCCCGGCTTCACGGATCCGTCCACCGCAGCGGAAATCGCGGTGCGCGCGGACGGCAAGTTCCTGTACGCCTCCAATCGCGGCGAAGACAGTCTGGTCGTCTACGCCATCGACGCGCGCACGGGTGAGCTCACGCTCAAGCAGCGCACGCCGTCGCGCGGCAAGGTGCCGCGTTACTTCACGCTGGACCCCACCAACAAATGGCTGATCGTCAGCAACCAGGAAGGCGCGAACGTGTCGGTGTTCAGCGTCGATGCAGACAGCGGCGAGCTGCAGCCGAAAGGTGAGCCCATAACATTGGTGAAACCCATGGCGGTCGCTTTCCTGCGCTGA
- a CDS encoding glutathione S-transferase family protein, with product MITLYTFGQYFGLPDPSPFVMKCEMLLKLAKLEYQTNTRGFGKAPKGKLPYIDDNGAIVADSTLIRMYLEQKYAIDFDRTLSQRDRGIAWGLEKMLEDHVYWAVVYWRWMIDANFDRGPRGFFKRAPAIIRPIIVKLVRRSVRSKLHGHGLGRHSEAEMTAMTSRAFEALSQILGGNKYLMGDEPCGADATAFAFIASSLTKTFESPLQAKVASLQNLVAYHERMMAEFYPGFGAKQS from the coding sequence ATGATCACGCTGTACACCTTCGGCCAGTACTTCGGCCTGCCCGACCCCAGCCCGTTCGTCATGAAGTGCGAGATGTTGCTGAAGCTCGCGAAGCTCGAATACCAGACCAACACCAGGGGCTTCGGCAAGGCGCCGAAAGGCAAGCTGCCGTACATCGACGACAACGGCGCCATCGTCGCGGATTCCACGCTCATCCGGATGTACCTCGAGCAGAAGTACGCCATCGACTTCGACCGCACGCTCTCGCAGCGCGATCGCGGGATCGCCTGGGGCCTCGAGAAGATGCTCGAGGATCACGTGTACTGGGCAGTGGTGTACTGGCGCTGGATGATCGACGCGAACTTCGACCGCGGTCCGCGAGGATTCTTCAAGCGCGCGCCGGCGATCATCCGCCCCATCATCGTGAAGCTGGTGCGCCGGAGCGTGCGCTCGAAATTACACGGGCACGGCCTGGGGCGTCACAGTGAAGCGGAGATGACGGCGATGACGAGCCGCGCCTTCGAAGCCCTGTCGCAGATCCTGGGCGGCAACAAATACCTGATGGGCGACGAACCCTGCGGCGCGGATGCGACGGCGTTCGCGTTCATCGCCAGCTCGCTGACGAAGACCTTCGAGTCGCCGCTGCAGGCGAAAGTCGCGAGTCTGCAGAACCTCGTCGCGTACCACGAGCGCATGATGGCCGAGTTTTATCCGGGTTTTGGAGCGAAGCAGTCATGA
- a CDS encoding DUF167 domain-containing protein, giving the protein MRTIRLKVKPGARQEDLTECDDGSWLARVKAPPVDGKANAAVIALVAAHFGLRKAQVSIKSGAGGRMKWVTLED; this is encoded by the coding sequence ATGAGAACCATCCGACTCAAGGTAAAGCCCGGCGCACGCCAGGAAGATTTGACCGAATGTGACGACGGCAGCTGGCTGGCGCGCGTCAAGGCGCCGCCCGTCGATGGCAAGGCGAATGCCGCGGTGATCGCGCTGGTCGCCGCGCACTTCGGCTTGCGCAAGGCGCAGGTGAGCATCAAGAGCGGCGCCGGCGGCCGCATGAAATGGGTCACGCTCGAGGACTGA
- a CDS encoding S9 family peptidase: MKTFFSGMLGAALIIPTLAAAQKPPTAAEAVAGSTVIPRSALFGNPEKTQARISPDGKYLSYIAPRDGVLNVWLAPRTDPDNAKPITNDQKRGIRQHFWAYDNKHVLFVQDEGGDENFHLYAVDVVTGTQKDLTPYKGIQAQVVGLSWKKPGVAAVALNDRTPEWHDIWEVNLSTGKRVLIEQNTQEFAGYDLDLDLKPKMATKTTAEGGEFLRRAGGKWVSLLKFGQSDSLTTASIGVEAGGTTALLQSSVGRDKSALARVDLASGKITVLGASEQADVESIWTDPRDRSPQAYTVNYLKPEITVLKPALQKDVDLLTRELGDGFAVTNRTLDDSLWTVSTDDALAPASAYLYDRKAGKLTKLFDQRPALAKAPLVPMQSLELKARDGLTLVSYLSLPPGSDANGDGRPDSPVPLVLNVHGGPWARDAYGFDNEHQWLANRGYAALSVNYRGSTGFGKNFINAADKEWAGKMHDDLLDAVSWAIQEKITTADKVAIYGGSYGGYATLVGVTFTPDTFACGVDIVGPSNLETLLSSIPPYWKAFYEEFATRVGDPRTEAGKKLLAERSPLFKVDAIKKPLLIAQGANDPRVKQAEADQIVKAMKAKNLPVTYVLYPEEGHGFARPTNRVSFYAIAEGFLSQCLGGRYEPIGNDFKGANLKVLEGADNVPGLSDALK; encoded by the coding sequence ATGAAAACCTTTTTTTCCGGCATGCTTGGTGCCGCTTTGATCATTCCAACTCTCGCAGCGGCGCAGAAGCCGCCGACCGCCGCCGAGGCGGTGGCCGGTTCCACGGTAATCCCGCGTTCCGCGTTGTTCGGCAATCCCGAAAAAACGCAGGCGCGTATCTCGCCGGACGGCAAATACCTTTCGTACATCGCGCCGCGCGATGGCGTGCTCAACGTGTGGCTCGCGCCGCGTACCGATCCGGACAACGCCAAACCCATCACCAACGACCAGAAGCGCGGCATTCGCCAGCATTTCTGGGCGTACGACAACAAACATGTGTTGTTCGTGCAGGACGAGGGCGGCGACGAGAATTTCCACCTGTACGCGGTGGACGTGGTCACCGGCACGCAGAAGGATCTCACGCCTTACAAGGGTATCCAGGCGCAGGTCGTCGGCCTGTCGTGGAAGAAGCCGGGGGTCGCCGCCGTGGCGCTCAACGACCGCACACCCGAGTGGCACGACATCTGGGAAGTCAATCTATCTACCGGCAAACGCGTGTTGATCGAGCAGAACACGCAGGAATTCGCCGGCTACGATCTCGACCTCGACCTCAAGCCGAAGATGGCCACCAAGACCACCGCGGAAGGCGGGGAATTCCTGCGGCGCGCGGGCGGCAAATGGGTCAGCCTGCTCAAGTTCGGCCAGTCGGATTCGCTCACCACGGCGTCGATCGGTGTCGAAGCCGGCGGCACGACGGCGCTTTTGCAATCTTCGGTGGGGCGCGACAAATCCGCGCTGGCGCGGGTCGATCTCGCCAGCGGCAAGATCACGGTGCTCGGCGCCAGCGAACAGGCCGACGTGGAGAGCATCTGGACCGATCCGCGGGACCGCTCGCCGCAGGCGTACACGGTCAACTATCTCAAGCCCGAGATCACCGTGCTCAAGCCCGCGTTGCAGAAGGACGTGGACCTGCTGACCAGGGAACTGGGCGACGGCTTTGCGGTCACCAATCGCACGCTGGACGACTCGTTGTGGACGGTGTCGACGGATGACGCGTTGGCGCCGGCGTCGGCCTATCTATACGACCGCAAGGCCGGCAAGCTGACCAAGCTGTTCGATCAGCGGCCCGCGCTGGCGAAGGCGCCGCTGGTGCCGATGCAGTCGCTCGAGCTCAAGGCGCGCGACGGCCTCACGCTCGTGTCCTACCTATCGCTGCCGCCCGGCTCGGATGCGAACGGCGACGGCCGGCCGGATTCACCCGTGCCGCTGGTGCTCAACGTGCACGGCGGTCCGTGGGCGCGCGATGCGTACGGGTTCGACAACGAACACCAGTGGCTGGCGAATCGCGGTTATGCCGCGTTGTCGGTGAACTACCGCGGCTCCACCGGCTTCGGCAAGAACTTCATCAACGCCGCCGACAAGGAGTGGGCCGGCAAGATGCACGACGACCTGCTCGATGCCGTGAGCTGGGCCATCCAGGAGAAGATCACGACGGCGGACAAGGTCGCGATTTACGGCGGTTCGTATGGTGGGTATGCGACGCTGGTCGGGGTGACGTTCACGCCGGATACGTTTGCCTGCGGCGTGGATATCGTGGGGCCGTCGAATCTCGAGACCTTGCTGTCCTCCATCCCGCCGTACTGGAAGGCGTTCTACGAAGAGTTCGCGACGCGCGTGGGCGATCCGCGCACCGAGGCCGGCAAGAAGTTGTTAGCCGAACGCTCGCCGCTGTTCAAGGTGGATGCGATCAAGAAGCCGCTGCTGATCGCGCAGGGCGCGAACGATCCGCGCGTGAAGCAGGCCGAGGCCGATCAGATCGTGAAGGCGATGAAAGCCAAGAATCTGCCGGTCACGTACGTGCTGTATCCGGAAGAAGGCCACGGCTTCGCGCGGCCTACGAACCGCGTGTCGTTCTACGCCATCGCGGAGGGTTTCCTGAGCCAGTGCCTGGGCGGCCGCTACGAGCCGATCGGCAACGACTTCAAAGGTGCGAACCTCAAAGTGCTGGAAGGCGCAGACAACGTCCCAGGTCTGAGCGACGCGCTGAAGTAA
- a CDS encoding HAMP domain-containing sensor histidine kinase: MMQLIRSELRSPAIRVPGRLVNARPDRRTDEIASISHEMRNSLAVVRNAARLLRAPASAVHVDNARALIERHVAQLALHVEDLLNTASQPNGKQRALYRSHVDLRTVVQHAVSAISPDIAQRGHRLVTDLPDEALWVHADAARLEQVFANLLINAAKYTPNGGDIVIHLKREGAQASIVVRDSGIGMEPAVLARVFELYSQADSMAPHSEGGSGIGLAVVRDLVEKHGGSVHATSPGLGHGSEFTVLLPVMWGSAP; the protein is encoded by the coding sequence ATGATGCAACTGATCCGAAGTGAGCTCCGCAGCCCCGCCATCCGCGTTCCCGGGCGTCTCGTGAACGCGCGGCCCGATCGACGCACCGATGAAATCGCCTCGATCTCGCACGAGATGCGGAATTCACTGGCCGTCGTCCGCAATGCGGCCCGGCTCCTGCGGGCGCCCGCGAGCGCCGTCCATGTCGACAACGCGCGCGCGCTCATCGAACGCCACGTCGCGCAGCTGGCCTTGCACGTCGAGGATCTGCTCAACACCGCCTCGCAACCGAACGGCAAGCAGCGCGCGCTGTATCGATCGCATGTCGATCTCCGCACCGTCGTTCAGCACGCCGTCAGCGCGATTTCGCCGGACATCGCGCAGCGCGGGCATCGTCTGGTCACGGATCTACCCGATGAAGCGCTCTGGGTGCATGCCGATGCCGCGCGTCTCGAACAGGTCTTCGCGAACCTCCTGATCAACGCCGCGAAATACACACCCAACGGCGGCGACATCGTGATTCATCTCAAACGCGAGGGCGCGCAGGCGAGCATCGTCGTGCGAGATTCCGGTATCGGCATGGAGCCTGCGGTGCTGGCGCGCGTCTTCGAACTTTATTCACAGGCGGATTCCATGGCGCCGCACTCCGAAGGCGGTAGCGGCATCGGTCTTGCGGTCGTGCGCGACCTGGTGGAAAAACACGGCGGCTCCGTGCACGCCACCAGCCCCGGGCTCGGGCACGGTAGTGAGTTCACCGTGTTGTTGCCCGTGATGTGGGGCAGTGCGCCGTGA
- a CDS encoding glycosyl hydrolase 115 family protein, producing MKNMACGAAALILCAFAPVALACKLPVSVCDRAAKTSFPLISKGHPAALLIEESANSAVKLAAANFATDLERVSGQAPAKLTAPAAAHADLIIAGVIGQSALLDELARTGKIDIADLRGQWETYRQIVVDNPLPTVRRALVIAGSDRRGAVFGLYDLSEKIGVSPWHWFADVPVTRKSDLYLTAGARRDQPKVRYRGFFINDEAPAFSTWAANKFGGASSKLYAHVFELLLRLKGNYLWPAMWQPRAFNDDDPDNMVLADAMGVVMGTSHHEPLTRAQAEWHRNKEQGITGGKWDYRTNADNLRKFWRGGVERMMSKGDGQGYEALLTVGMRGDGDEPMSEGTATQLLESIVAAQREIIHDVTGKPADQQPQVWALYKEVQDYYDHGMKVPDDVTLLFADDNWGQVRRLPTGDLNRKGGYGVYYHFDYVGGPRNYKWLNTNQIEKTWQQMDLAYQRGARALWIVNVGDIKPMEFPLSFFLAQAWNPEAMTPAALANYPEAWARATFGPAQAREIASLVTRYSQLAALRKPELIDATSFPLTETAGRTPDGRDFYTLLDRWNQLEAALAKAKQRVPAAQSDAFFQLVEHPIAALANLYWLYHAVALNRCYADANDPRANHFADRVKALFERDQALADQYHALNGGKWDGMMLQTHIGYTTWQQPDKQVMPEVRRVATVGAPIAPANIDEPVPARTIAIEAVRFTKARAGAGLTWRAIPNLGDGAGAVVALPQGRPATTQRDAVYLQYAAAIPQTGDATVALHLLPTLQTSGGVDIRIGVSIDDGDMQTLAMRLMPSPGPPTMQEQHDWEKAVINNEFVLEAKFPALAKGKHAIKVWRLDDNALLAKLIVRQ from the coding sequence ATGAAGAACATGGCCTGCGGCGCTGCCGCTCTGATCCTCTGCGCATTCGCGCCGGTTGCGCTGGCTTGCAAGCTACCGGTCTCAGTCTGCGATCGCGCCGCGAAGACCAGCTTCCCGCTCATCAGCAAGGGTCATCCCGCAGCGTTGTTGATCGAAGAATCGGCCAACTCCGCCGTCAAGCTCGCCGCTGCGAACTTCGCCACCGATCTCGAGCGGGTGAGCGGGCAGGCGCCCGCGAAGCTCACTGCTCCGGCTGCCGCACATGCCGACCTCATCATCGCCGGCGTCATCGGCCAGAGCGCATTGCTCGACGAACTCGCTCGCACCGGCAAGATCGACATCGCCGACCTGCGCGGCCAATGGGAAACGTACCGCCAGATCGTCGTCGACAATCCGCTGCCGACTGTCCGGCGCGCTCTGGTGATCGCCGGCTCCGACCGCCGCGGCGCGGTGTTCGGCCTCTACGATCTTTCTGAAAAGATAGGCGTCTCCCCCTGGCACTGGTTCGCGGACGTCCCCGTCACCCGCAAGAGCGATCTTTACCTGACCGCCGGCGCGCGCCGCGACCAGCCCAAGGTGCGTTACCGCGGTTTTTTCATCAACGACGAAGCCCCGGCCTTCAGCACCTGGGCCGCTAACAAGTTCGGCGGCGCCAGTTCCAAACTGTACGCCCACGTGTTCGAACTGCTGCTGCGGCTCAAGGGCAACTATCTATGGCCCGCGATGTGGCAGCCGCGCGCGTTCAACGACGACGACCCTGACAACATGGTCCTCGCCGACGCCATGGGCGTCGTCATGGGCACCTCACACCACGAGCCCCTGACTCGCGCGCAAGCCGAATGGCATCGCAACAAGGAACAGGGCATCACCGGCGGCAAGTGGGACTACCGGACGAACGCCGACAACCTGCGCAAATTCTGGCGCGGCGGCGTCGAACGCATGATGTCCAAGGGTGACGGCCAGGGATACGAAGCGCTGCTCACCGTCGGCATGCGCGGTGACGGCGACGAGCCCATGTCCGAAGGCACCGCCACGCAGCTGCTCGAATCCATCGTCGCCGCGCAACGCGAGATCATCCATGACGTCACGGGAAAACCCGCCGACCAGCAGCCGCAGGTCTGGGCGCTGTACAAGGAAGTGCAGGACTACTACGACCACGGCATGAAAGTGCCCGACGACGTCACGCTGCTGTTCGCCGACGACAACTGGGGCCAGGTGCGCCGCCTGCCTACCGGCGACCTGAACCGCAAAGGCGGCTACGGCGTCTACTACCACTTCGACTACGTCGGCGGCCCGCGCAACTACAAGTGGCTCAACACCAACCAGATCGAGAAGACCTGGCAGCAGATGGACCTCGCGTATCAGCGCGGCGCCCGAGCGTTGTGGATCGTGAACGTCGGCGACATCAAGCCGATGGAATTCCCGCTGAGTTTCTTCCTGGCGCAGGCGTGGAACCCGGAAGCCATGACGCCCGCCGCGCTGGCTAACTACCCGGAAGCCTGGGCGCGCGCCACGTTCGGCCCGGCGCAGGCCAGGGAAATCGCCAGCCTCGTGACGCGCTACAGCCAGCTCGCCGCCCTGCGCAAGCCGGAGCTCATCGACGCCACGAGCTTCCCGCTCACCGAAACGGCTGGCCGCACGCCCGACGGGCGGGATTTCTACACGCTCCTCGATCGCTGGAACCAACTCGAAGCGGCTCTCGCGAAGGCGAAGCAACGCGTGCCTGCCGCGCAAAGCGACGCATTCTTCCAGCTCGTCGAACACCCGATCGCCGCGCTCGCCAATCTCTACTGGCTGTATCACGCCGTAGCCCTCAATCGCTGCTACGCGGACGCCAACGATCCGCGCGCGAACCATTTCGCCGATCGCGTCAAAGCCCTGTTCGAGCGCGACCAGGCGCTCGCGGACCAATACCACGCGCTCAACGGCGGCAAATGGGACGGCATGATGCTGCAGACCCACATCGGTTACACGACGTGGCAGCAGCCGGACAAACAGGTGATGCCCGAGGTGCGGCGCGTCGCGACCGTCGGCGCCCCGATCGCGCCGGCCAATATCGACGAGCCGGTTCCAGCGCGCACCATCGCCATCGAGGCTGTGCGTTTCACCAAAGCGCGAGCCGGCGCCGGCCTCACATGGCGGGCAATACCAAATCTGGGTGACGGAGCCGGCGCCGTCGTCGCGCTCCCGCAAGGCCGGCCCGCGACCACCCAACGAGACGCCGTCTATCTACAATACGCAGCGGCCATCCCGCAAACCGGCGACGCCACGGTCGCCCTGCACCTGCTGCCCACCCTGCAGACCTCCGGTGGCGTCGACATCCGCATCGGCGTCTCCATCGACGACGGCGACATGCAGACGCTGGCGATGCGCCTCATGCCCTCGCCGGGCCCGCCGACGATGCAGGAACAGCACGACTGGGAAAAAGCCGTCATCAACAACGAGTTCGTACTCGAAGCGAAGTTTCCGGCCCTCGCGAAAGGCAAACACGCGATCAAGGTCTGGCGCCTGGACGACAACGCACTGCTCGCGAAGCTGATCGTCAGGCAATAG
- a CDS encoding helix-turn-helix domain-containing protein, which translates to MISDDLVFKALADSSRRFLLDLLHERDGQTLGELEWELEMTRFGVMKHLKVLEEAGLVITRREGREKLHFLNAVPIRLIHDRWIDKYKERELSALVDLKKSLEKAKCPPQRKRA; encoded by the coding sequence ATGATCAGCGACGATCTGGTGTTCAAGGCTCTGGCCGATTCCTCACGCAGGTTCCTGCTGGACCTGCTGCACGAGCGTGACGGTCAGACGCTGGGCGAGCTCGAGTGGGAGCTCGAGATGACCCGCTTCGGGGTCATGAAACATCTCAAGGTGCTCGAAGAAGCCGGCCTCGTGATCACGCGCCGGGAAGGGCGCGAGAAGCTGCATTTCCTCAACGCCGTGCCCATCCGTCTCATCCACGACCGCTGGATCGACAAATACAAGGAGCGCGAGTTGTCCGCGCTCGTCGACCTCAAAAAATCCCTGGAGAAAGCGAAATGCCCACCGCAGCGCAAGAGAGCCTGA